From the Montipora capricornis isolate CH-2021 chromosome 2, ASM3666992v2, whole genome shotgun sequence genome, one window contains:
- the LOC138038869 gene encoding SUN domain-containing ossification factor-like produces the protein MRAWPALFFVALFLDSIGRLHAPDWDKRVTSQTGERKSKLWESPPNAVTKTVESELNQADDSSTSSQRITVIPSSSAFELEELATPTEAPATPSYDSEPSLPVTNTVSSIEIHGQASNYILSSVILIPPSNPSQVQSSQDGKDLKADEGSSSSERAVPTEEPEVFSSVLDSTPPTPISSELSPTPPSVYTTKDKEDSITADLNQAEEEIKPKEEEMPSFDEFKRRVLQKEEEKSKQQNAEGASAAPQKPKKVKERKQSNYASVDCGAKILEHNSEASNAESILVENKDLYMLNPCSAQVWFVVELCDVAQVKNIQIANFELFSSTPESFRIHVSKRYPTREWTMLGTFQAREEREIQSFPLEEPIYAKYLKVEMLSHFGSEHYCPLSLLRVYGLSMMEELEDHETEGNDDNDNADSDSEVPVLPSQPGAKIDDEHKTPNLLERAADTVISLVKKFTGNPEGSDKENSTDVHKDANDTVSPIESRNVETAGQNGSQDVGKGKLVTLVGHEDLTENPQESSSYVSGEKLDDVKKENGSQHESVAVNGSDEQSSLCMGVDVQEESTKTCLALNSCQLFSKVIGKYSLGCCLGRLLFSRSKDVTVSLDVARGTCRNIKKPHRTDPRRITDEMREDLEHRDVRSKEEDPVPEKLIQKKVVDDENLQDLGTSSDETNLKFLVQTPEPSSSNVELRKSTTSHPVEHDKTDVSSSRTVQPSHSLDNLRKNEIAEDKTPALEDVSLVTSLPLNSTQVASVSQMAEGSGLPKFTESKVDSVEVNHVADGQQSIHERPSQSSLSSSQAIVLDEERVVTSRESTQQSSDPAMKNITSESGEEKTGDTSHPEQREDIVEHKSSVSYQENEAPNSIHVMSQASPDIDVLETKLTDKDGREGTAQLPEKLRGKVEEATREVQEIPSSRVVTDSSNVHADLANTATKEVVSSVGENKEINSEMEGSSATTVESQSVDSTIQPTLPPIADMPDLSESAVPIPAPPIVSAPPVIADASPSNLQAATVSSDSNLDATMLSKAQQAASTSAGTGSMAGSGLHKESIFVRLSNKIKALEQNLNMSTLYMEQLNQRYRKSLDELQKNADKKVALLTNATKKAESVINSQKEQISQMQSQLDNLTFLVADMQSRVGQLNKEVVERHVIGLCIEIVLILVLFVVFARRRNTQERLDTLQRPGHFMNGHGPPKMAIEDSEHYKDNKIDPASVLSGKQQLLRSFGNTLTAETIGASSITDDLENKAHKADSFNTNDSKKKRNRKSKSSNTTKPPPESSWIDASIQPEPSPDSHVNDDCTPSPASFLSRTAGLLFFGARGFFGGFQNPWKQKKPCTVHSDPNIAAMSDTAEVNKVPVKLKNPRITRARSLDLIPEEPNLHKYVSPPTPPLPSEIGVMFKRPPDCYYSKKGSVKNVASGAFKFGKYGVLDAQLA, from the exons ATGAGAGCTTGGCCAGCATTGTTTTTCGTGGCTTTGTTCCTCGACAGCATCGGACG TCTCCATGCTCCAGACTGGGACAAGAGAGTGACAAGTCAAACTGGtgaaagaaaatcgaaattGTGGGAATCACCACCTAACGCTGTCACAAAAACA GTGGAATCTGAGTTAAACCAAGCAGATGATTCATCAACTTCATCTCAAAGAATCACTGTTATCCCCAGTTCCTCTGCATTTGAACTGGAAGAACTTGCCACTCCTACAGAAGCCCCTGCTACCCCAAGCTATGACAGTGAACCATCCCTTCCTGTCACAAACACTGTTAGCAGCATTGAAATCCATGGACAAGCAAGCAACTATATTCTTTCTTCAGTAATTCTTATTCCCCCGAGCAACCCTTCTCAGGTTCAGTCATCCCAAGATGGTAAAGATCTAAAAGCTGATGAAGGAAGCAGCTCCTCTGAAAGAGCAGTGCCAACTGAAGAACCTGAGGTGTTTTCATCTGTTCTGGATTCCAC GCCACCAACTCCAATCAGTAGTGAACTATCCCCAACCCCTCCATCAGTGTACACCACAAAGGATAAGGAAGATAGCATCACAGCTGATCTGAACCAAGCAGAAGAAGAAATCAAGCCAAAGGAAGAGGAGATGCCATCATTTGATGAATTTAAAAGAAGAGTTTTGCAAAAAGAGGAGGAGAAGAGCAAGCAGCAGAATGCTGAAGGTGCAAGTGCAGCTCCACAAAAACCAAAGAAAGTCAAGGAGCGTAAACAAAGCAATTATGCGTCAGTGGACTGTGGTGCAAAGATTCTTGAGCACAATAGCGAGGCATCCAATGCAGAGAGCATTTTAGTCGAGAACAAAGACTTGTACATGTTAAATCCATGTAGTGCACAAGTGTGGTTTGTTGTTGAGTTGTGTGATGTTGCTCAAGTTAAAAACATTCAGATTGCCAACTTTGAATTGTTCTCCTCAACTCCTGAGAGCTTCAGGATCCATGTCAGCAAGAGATACCCCACTAGAGAGTGGACAATGTTGGGAACATTTCAAGCTCGCGAGGAGAGAGAAATACAGTCTTTTCCGTTAGAGGAACCTATCTATGCTAAGTACTTAAAG gTTGAGATGCTGAGCCACTTTGGTTCAGAACACTACTGTCCACTGAGTCTTTTGCGTGTATACGGCTTAAGCATGATGGAAGAGCTCGAGGACCACGAGACAGAGGGAAATGACGATAATGACAATGCTGACAGTGATAGTGAAGTGCCTGTGTTGCCGTCACAACCTGGTGCCAAAATTGACGATGAGCATAAAACACCAAACCTGCTGGAGAGAGCTGCTGATACTGTGATAAGTCTGGTGAAGAAGTTTACTGGTAACCCTGAGGGCAGTGACAAAGAGAACAGTACTGATGTACACAAAGATGCTAATGATACTGTTAGCCCAATAGAGTCTAGAAATGTAGAGACCGCCGGTCAGAATGGATCGCAAGATGTGGGCAAAGGCAAACTTGTGACTCTCGTAGGTCATGAAGACCTTACAGAAAATCCACAGGAAAGCTCTAGTTATGTCTCTGGAGAAAAGCTAGATGATGTTAAGAAGGAGAATGGATCTCAACATGAGTCTGTGGCTGTTAACGGTAGCGATGAACAGAGTTCATTGTGTATGGGCGTGGATGTCCAAGAGGAATCCACGAAAACGTGCTTGGCTCTTAATTCCTGTCAATTGTTTTCTAAGGTAATTGGGAAATACAGTTTGGGATGTTGTCTGGGAAGATTGCTCTTTTCAAGGAGTAAAGACGTCACGGTATCGTTAGATGTTGCAAGAGGTACGTGTCGAAATATTAAGAAACCTCACAGGACTGATCCAAGGAGGATTACAGATGAAATGAGAGAGGATCTTGAACACAGGGATGTCAGAAGCAAAGAAGAAGACCCTGTGCCAGAGAAATTAATCCAGAAAAAAGTAGTGGATGATGAAAATTTGCAGGATCTTGGTACTTCTTCGGATGAAACAAATTTGAAGTTCTTGGTACAAACCCCCGAACCTTCATCTAGCAACGTGGAATTAAGGAAAAGCACTACTTCGCATCCAGTAGAGCATGACAAAACCGATGTCTCTTCTTCAAGAACTGTCCAACCAAGCCATTCATTAGACAATTTACGCAAGAATGAAATTGCAGAGGACAAAACTCCAGCCTTAGAAGACGTGTCACTTGTCACTTCCTTACCATTGAATTCCACCCAGGTTGCTTCAGTGTCGCAGATGGCTGAGGGTTCTGGGTTGCCAAAATTCACAGAATCCAAGGTTGACTCAGTAGAAGTAAATCATGTTGCAGATGGTCAACAGAGCATTCATGAACGGCCGTCACAATCAAGCTTGTCGAGTAGTCAGGCAATTGTGTTGGATGAGGAAAGAGTCGTGACATCCAGGGAATCGACCCAGCAATCCAGCGACCCAGCAATGAAGAACATTACTTCAGAAAGTGGAGAAGAAAAGACGGGTGATACGTCACACCCAGAGCAAAGGGAGGATATTGTGGAACACAAGTCATCAGTTTCGTATCAAGAAAATGAGGCTCCAAATTCCATTCACGTGATGTCGCAAGCGTCTCCTGATATTGATGTTTTGGAGACGAAACTCACAGATAAAGATGGACGAGAAGGTACGGCTCAGTTGCCTGAAAAATTACGTGGAAAGGTTGAAGAAGCCACAAGGGAGGTTCAAGAGATACCTTCATCTAGGGTGGTGACTGATTCTTCCAATGTGCATGCGGACCTTGCCAACACTGCGACCAAGGAGGTAGTTTCTTCTGTCGGTGAAAACAAGGAAATTAACAGTGAAATGGAAGGGTCATCAGCCACAACAGTTGAGTCCCAGAGTGTAGATTCTACAATTCAACCAACATTGCCACCCATTGCGGACATGCCTGACTTGTCAGAGTCTGCTGTTCCAATACCAGCTCCTCCCATCGTTTCAGCTCCTCCAGTCATTGCCGACGCAAGCCCAAGTAACTTACAGGCTGCAACGGTATCTTCAGATAGTAATCTTGATGCTACAATGCTTAGCAAAGCTCAGCAAGCTGCAAGTACCTCAGCGGGTACAGGGTCAATGGCTGGTTCAGGGCTGCATAAGGAGTCCATATTTGTGCGCCTGAGTAACAAAATCAAGGCTCTGGAACAGAATCTAAACATGAGTACACTATACATGGAACAACTCAATCAGAG GTATCGCAAGTCACTGGATGAACTGCAGAAGAATGCGGACAAGAAAGTTGCACTTCTAACCAATGCTACCAAGAAGGCAGAATCTGTT ATCAACAGCCAAAAGGAGCAAATTTCACAAATGCAATCGCAGCTTGATAACTTAACCTTCTTGGTGGCAGATATGCAGTCTCGCGTGGGTCAACTTAACAAGGAAGTGGTAGAGCGCCACGTGATTGGCTTGTGTATTGAAATCGTCTTAATCCTGGTGCTCTTTGTTGTGTTTGCAAGGCGAAGAAACACTCAGGAGCGATTGGACACACTACAGAGGCCAGGGCATTTTATGAATGGCCATGGTCCCCCAAAAATGGCAATTGAAGACAGCGAACATTATAAAGACAACAAAATTGATCCAGCAA GTGTTCTGTCCGGGAAACAACAACTCCTTCGAAGCTTTGGAAACACGCTAACTGCCGAGACAATCGGAGCAAGCTCTATCACTGATGACCTTGAAAACAAAGCACATAAG gCTGACAGTTTCAATACTAATGATAGTAAGAAAAAACGGAACCGGAAGAGCAAATCATCGAACACTACCAAACCTCCCCCTGAAAGTTCGTGGATTGATGCATCCATTCAGCCTGAGCCCTCTCCTGACAGTCACGTGAATGATGACTGCACGCCTAGTCCTGCTAGTTTTCTTAGTCGCACCGCTGGCCTGTTATTCTTTGGTGCTCGTGGATTTTTTGGTGGTTTTCAAAATCCCTGGAAGCAAAAGAAGCCGTGCACTGTTCATAGTGATCCTAATATTGCTGCCATGTCTGATACGGCCGAAGTCAACAAAGTCCCTGTCAAGTTAAAAAATCCGAGGATAACACGTGCGCGAAGTCTGGATTTGATTCCGGAAGAGCCGAATCTACACAAATATGTTTCCCCACCCACACCCCCGCTGCCCTCCGAGATTGGAGTGATGTTCAAGCGTCCCCCGGACTGTTATTACTCCAAGAAGGGGAGTGTTAAGAACGTGGCATCGGGTGCCTTCAAATTTGGGAAATACGGCGTGCTAGATGCTCAGCTGGCGTGA
- the LOC138038877 gene encoding golgin subfamily A member 6-like protein 7, whose amino-acid sequence MTEDSEASSVKTKQSNTMEWTNQHDTLFLREVRGSDLFETRKGSPERGKLWDEIATRLNNLTQCKFNVNKRSLRDRLNLLMSKFKAQNREEERASGISPEIQEIDTLLEELCEKEEEAKNKPSTGNKKQSLQKEKATAEEMRYKAMETMGETQKRVEKTNGVVPAKKSRKSTGNAIGYMQKKAEEEMALKREEIEIRKQEEARGSRISEQQTKMQQDMLKIIQQQQEEQHRQQQRNQQQTLQFMQSMLNQQQQQSQAMLALIERLAPKEKR is encoded by the exons ATGACCGAAGACTCTGAAGCTAGTTCAGTGAAGACAAAACAATCTAA CACAATGGAGTGGACAAATCAACATGATACATTATTCTTGAGAGAGGTCAGGGGATCAGATCTTTTTGAAACCAGAAAGGGGAGCCCGGAGAGAGGAAAATTGTGGGATGAGATTGCCACAAGACTCAATAACCTCACCCAATGCAAATTCAATGTGAACAAAAGGTCGTTGAGAGATAGGCTCAATCTTCTAATGTCCAAATTCAAAGCACAAAATAGggaagaagaaagagcaagtggTATTAGTCCAGAAATACAAGAGATAGATACTCTGCTGGAGGAGCTGTGTGAAAAAGAGGAAgaagctaaaaataagccttcgactggcaacaaaaagcaaagccTTCAGAAAGAGAAGGCAACTGCTGAAGAAATGCGGTACAAGGCAATGGAAACCATGGGAGAAACTCAAAAACGAGTGGAGAAAACAAATGGAGTGGTTCCAGCAAAGAAAAGCAGGAAAAGTACAGGAAATGCTATTGGATACATGCAAAAGAAAGCAGAAGAAGAGATGGCattaaaaagagaagaaattgaaataaGAAAGCAGGAAGAGGCAAGAGGATCTCGTATATCAGAGCAGCAAACAAAAATGCAGCAAGATATGCTAAAGATTATTcagcaacaacaagaagaacagCATAGACAGCAGCAAAGAAACCAACAGCAAACACTACAGTTTATGCAGTCTATGTTAAACCAGCAGCAGCAGCAATCACAGGCTATGTTAGCTTTGATTGAGAGGTTGGCTCCCAAGGAAAAGCgttaa